AGGTAAGCCAGCAAAATCACGCCATTCAACCCAATGAGCAAGCCAAAAGGATGGAAGAAATTGATAATGTGCTCGGCAATGCTAAGCTCGCCGATCGGGATGTTGCTGAGCAGCCAGATGACGGCGCCGGCGGGCACGGCAAAAACAACCGCGCGCCACAACACAAAGATCGTGCGGTCAATCAGCGAGGTATACAACGTCTTCAAAATTTGCGGGGGACGGTACGGTGGCAATTCCAGGCTGAAGGTCGAGGCTTCGCCTTTGAGAATTGTGCGTGACAAGAACCACGAGATCACAAATGTCAAGAAGATGCCCAATAATGCCACACCGACTACGGCGCCGGCGGAGACAAGTCCCGCCAGGCCGGCGGGCACCATGGCGCCAATAAAAAGCGACGCCATTAAAATTTGTGTGGGCCAGCGGCCGTTGCAGAGCGCAAAATTGTTGGTGATGATGGCGATGAGCCGCTCGCGCGGGCTATCGATGATGCGCGTGGCAATGATGCCGGCGGCATTGCAGCCGTAGCCCATGCTCATGGTCAGCGCTTGTTTGCCGTGCGCGCCGGATTTGCGAAAAAGATTGTCGAGATTGAAGGCGATGCGCGGCAGATAGCCAAAATCTTCCAATAAGGTAAACAGCGGGAAAAAGATGGCCATGGGCGGCAGCATCACGCTGACCACCCAGGCGCCGGCCAAATAAATGCCGTCAAACAAAAAACCGGAAAGCCACCAGGGCGCGCCAATTTGTGTTGCGAAGCCTTTGAGAAGGGGATGAAGCGTATCGATCAGCAAAGAAGCCAGCATGCCGGACGGCACGTTTGCGCCCGCGATGGTCAGCCAAAACACCAGCGTCAGCAACAGCAGCATGATGGGCACGCCGGTAAGACGACTGGTGAGAAGTCTGTCGAGCACGCGATCCCAATCAAATCTCGGTTTGTCGCCGGATTTGGTGACGGTGCGCTCTGCGATGCGCGCAGCATCCTGATAGATGGCGTCCATCAACGCATCATGCAGATTGTCGCCCACCTCCCAGCGCAGATTGTTGGCGGCGGCTAGAATCGATTCGGTATTTATTGTTGAGGGTTTCATTCCGGTGAATCTCTATTAAAATTGATTAATGGTCGATTGCGGGAATCAGTCTCTTGAGAACCAATGATTTGTTTTCT
This Cytophagia bacterium CHB2 DNA region includes the following protein-coding sequences:
- a CDS encoding ferrous iron transporter B, whose translation is MKPSTINTESILAAANNLRWEVGDNLHDALMDAIYQDAARIAERTVTKSGDKPRFDWDRVLDRLLTSRLTGVPIMLLLLTLVFWLTIAGANVPSGMLASLLIDTLHPLLKGFATQIGAPWWLSGFLFDGIYLAGAWVVSVMLPPMAIFFPLFTLLEDFGYLPRIAFNLDNLFRKSGAHGKQALTMSMGYGCNAAGIIATRIIDSPRERLIAIITNNFALCNGRWPTQILMASLFIGAMVPAGLAGLVSAGAVVGVALLGIFLTFVISWFLSRTILKGEASTFSLELPPYRPPQILKTLYTSLIDRTIFVLWRAVVFAVPAGAVIWLLSNIPIGELSIAEHIINFFHPFGLLIGLNGVILLAYLIAIPANEIVVPTILMLSVLSAKLAGFGEGAGVMFELDDASAYMAIFNAAGWTTLTAVNLMLFSLVHNPCSTTIYTIYKETGSAKWAAFSALMPTVLGLILCFFVTQVWRLVAGM